Genomic segment of Sphingopyxis sp. QXT-31:
ATTCCTCCCTTTGGCGGCAGTTGTCGGCGATTAGACGTCGACAAGCGTGCGATTGGATGCAGCAATAGGGCGAATGCGTCGCGCGCATGCGTATTATTCTACCAATACACCTTGGGTACCGACCAACCGACGAACGGCGTAACGACGGGCACCGGCGGCGCACCGACGCGTTTTCGTCGCGGGCGATCGCCTTCGCGACCCGAACCCGCGATCCTTCGCTATCGGTGAACCGCGGCCGTCAATGCCGCGGCCAGGTCAGCCGCCGGTGGCCGGGGCCGGTGCCGACCGCGGACGCCGCCGTTCCATCGGCGCTCCGGGCACATGCGCATCGGACAGACGCTTCGCCTCGTCTGCCGCCACGCCCAGGTCCGTGAGCACGCGCACCAGCGCATCGGCCGCCGGCACCGCGACGTCTGGGGCGACGCCGTCGCCCTCCCAATCCTTGCCGGTCACCGGGTCATAGGTGCGCCCGACGGGGATGAAGGCCTGAAAGCCGCCGCCCAGTTCCTCGCCATAGCCGAAATGATTGGCGCCGCCGGTCGCGTCGCCGACCAGCGTGCCGCGCTTCGTATGCTTCATCGCCAGCGCGAAATGCTCGGCCGCCGAGCCGCTCGCGCCCGATGTCAGCACATAGATTTTGGCATCGCGCAGCCGCGTGTCGGCGTTCGGCGTCGCCCAATGCTCGCGCGTCACCATGCCCGCGTCGCCCTTGGCGGCGCGCATCGAGGCGAGCCCCGCGATCGGCGATCCGCCCTGCGCATCGACCGACTCGCGCGTCGCCATCGTCACCAGCCGCGTCGGCTCGGCGAACAGCCAGGGGAACATGACGTCCATCTGGTCCATCCCGCCGCCGCGATGCGTGCGGATGTCGAAGATGATCGCCTTGGCATCGGCATGATCGGCCATGAATTTCGCCGCCGCCGCGGTCACCGCTTCGTCCTGCGGGAACAGGTTGAAGCGGATATAGGCGATGCCCGGCGCGATCCATCCCGGCTGCTCGATCGCGGGCAGGTTGGGCGAGCGCGGGCGGGGCGGAGCGCCGCCCGGCACCGCCGCGGCGGGGGTGCTGCCCGCGGGCGGGCGCACGCGCAAATGGCCGTCGGGCGATACCGCGTTGACGTCCTCGTCGATCGCCTTCGCCAGCGCGTCGCCCGACAGCGAGGCATAGCGCCCCGCCTTGATCGCCGCGCGGATCGCCGCGGCATAACGCTGCCCCGTCTCGGGATAGACATAGTCGCGCGCCAGCAGCACGGCATAGGCTTCGGCAACGGCATCGCTCTTCACATCGGGCGCCGCCGCCGCTTCCTCGGCGTGGACAGGCATGGCGGCAAGCGGCATCGCCGCGGCGAGCAGGAGCGGCAAAAGGCGCTGCGAACGAATCATTCTTCTCTCCAATCCAACCCGGTTCGGGGGGAGGTGTATCAGAGTTACAATACAGATCAACTACAATTGTAGTCGATACGCGCTCACGGCTTTTTGCGCGCGAACCAGATCAGCACGACGCCGACCACCGCGAGCACGACGCCGTTGCGCGTCCAGGTCGTATCGCCCAGCATGAAGCTGCTCGCCGGCCAGCGCACGATGTCGAGTCCCTGCAAGATCCAGAGGCCACCCATCAGGATCGCTGCGATCCCGATCATGGCCATGATGCCCTTTACCGTACCCATGTCGCTCTCCCCTATCGACGCTGCAGTCCGATCAGCGGCCGCAGCCAGTCGATGCTGCGCCCGATCCAGTAGAAAAGCCAGCATCCCGTTACCGTCGCGGCGACCAGGATCAGGAAGGAGGGCAGCGCCGCGACCTGTCCCTGCAGCAGCCACCAGCCGACGACGACGATGATCGTCTGGTGGACGATGTAGAAGGGAAAGACCGCCTCGGCGAGCATCGCGCGCCGCGGATGGTCGCGGTTCCACTTGGCGTCGGCGATGCCCAGCAGCGCGATGATGATCAGCCAGCCGTTGAGGTGGCGCGCGACATGATAGGGCAGGAACACCCACTGCGGCGCTCGGGTGTCGCCCGGCCACGTCCACTCGATCCAAGCGACGGGCAGGAAGGCGAGCAAGCCCAGCACCAGCGCGACCTT
This window contains:
- a CDS encoding S41 family peptidase; this encodes MIRSQRLLPLLLAAAMPLAAMPVHAEEAAAAPDVKSDAVAEAYAVLLARDYVYPETGQRYAAAIRAAIKAGRYASLSGDALAKAIDEDVNAVSPDGHLRVRPPAGSTPAAAVPGGAPPRPRSPNLPAIEQPGWIAPGIAYIRFNLFPQDEAVTAAAAKFMADHADAKAIIFDIRTHRGGGMDQMDVMFPWLFAEPTRLVTMATRESVDAQGGSPIAGLASMRAAKGDAGMVTREHWATPNADTRLRDAKIYVLTSGASGSAAEHFALAMKHTKRGTLVGDATGGANHFGYGEELGGGFQAFIPVGRTYDPVTGKDWEGDGVAPDVAVPAADALVRVLTDLGVAADEAKRLSDAHVPGAPMERRRPRSAPAPATGG